A single region of the Leptospira fainei serovar Hurstbridge str. BUT 6 genome encodes:
- a CDS encoding M48 family metallopeptidase translates to MSIRNVILILYFVQLVFTILLRYLSYMGDVSPEMHETILKYFTEEDIRNGIEYERRGFFASLASDLLDFLLAGLIVFTPLSIKLENYLLRKTNNRFYLSVALFLLILSFAKFLIELPFSFYFGYVLEHEFGFSAMTISDWIIFTGKSLAVGIVIMTLIGLGAAYILRRFQDIWKYLIPLGALVLGLLFSVLFPILITPIFYEYHPIEEGSLKHKIVQLCDRAKIEVSEVYIINESKYSGHTNAYFTGWGSNRKIFLYDTLIKNHTEEEVISVLGHEIGHWIHNHQIKDIGINTLETLALCFILSFIFLRVKQEGKIPLKEFYSPSTLPFLFLILSLIGTLTKPAWSTFSRTQEAEADMEALILTNDKKAFIGAEQKLAKDNKSRLNPNRLEVIYNHSHPTTLERIEMAEKYSAP, encoded by the coding sequence TTGTATTTTGTGCAATTGGTATTCACAATCCTCTTGAGATATCTTTCTTACATGGGGGATGTTTCGCCGGAAATGCACGAAACTATTTTAAAATATTTTACGGAGGAGGATATTCGGAACGGAATCGAATATGAACGGAGAGGTTTCTTTGCGTCGTTAGCTTCCGATTTGCTCGACTTTCTATTAGCCGGCTTGATCGTATTCACGCCGCTCTCGATCAAACTGGAAAACTATCTACTAAGAAAAACTAATAACCGATTCTATCTGTCGGTAGCGTTATTTTTACTGATTTTGAGTTTTGCAAAATTCCTAATCGAATTGCCGTTTAGCTTTTATTTCGGATACGTATTGGAACACGAATTCGGATTTTCGGCGATGACGATTTCCGATTGGATTATCTTTACGGGCAAATCACTCGCGGTCGGAATCGTAATCATGACTTTGATCGGTTTAGGTGCCGCATATATTTTACGAAGGTTTCAGGATATTTGGAAATATCTTATACCGTTAGGTGCGCTCGTTTTAGGGTTGTTATTCTCCGTTTTATTTCCGATTTTAATCACTCCCATTTTTTACGAATATCATCCTATCGAAGAAGGTAGCTTGAAGCATAAAATCGTCCAGCTATGCGATCGTGCAAAGATAGAAGTTTCGGAAGTTTATATAATAAATGAAAGCAAATACTCCGGGCACACGAACGCTTATTTTACCGGTTGGGGATCCAACCGTAAAATCTTTCTGTATGACACTCTAATTAAGAATCATACCGAAGAAGAAGTAATCAGCGTATTAGGGCATGAGATCGGACATTGGATTCACAATCATCAAATTAAGGATATCGGCATTAACACTTTAGAAACCTTAGCACTTTGCTTTATTCTCAGTTTTATATTTTTGAGAGTGAAGCAGGAAGGAAAAATCCCGCTAAAGGAGTTTTATTCGCCTTCTACATTGCCGTTTCTTTTTTTGATATTATCCCTAATCGGCACTCTTACCAAACCGGCTTGGAGTACGTTTAGCAGAACGCAGGAAGCGGAAGCGGATATGGAAGCGCTGATTCTCACGAACGACAAGAAAGCTTTCATCGGCGCCGAACAAAAATTAGCAAAGGATAATAAGTCGCGGTTAAATCCGAACCGATTGGAAGTGATTTATAACCACTCCCACCCGACGACGCTGGAACGAATCGAAATGGCCGAAAAATATTCGGCTCCTTAA